TGGCAATCTTCATTTTTCATTTGAGTGTTGCCGCTACAGTAGGCAAGGGAATTGTTCATCCTGCAGCCGTTGATTTGCATGTGATCTTTGGCGCTTTAGTGGGCGCGATTATTTGGAACGTGATTACTTGGTATTACGGGATTCCATCTAGCTCATCTCATGCTTTGATTGGAGGCCTAGTTGGTGCTGCCTTACCAAAGGCTGGCTTCGATGGCCTGGTCTGGTCTGGCGTTATCAAAACCGTCTCATTTATTTTTATCTCCCCATTAGTTGGATTCTTATTGGGCTCCTTGATGATGTTGTTGGTAGCTTGGGTTTGCAGAAATGCGAACTTGGCAAAAACTGATCGTTGGTTCCGCCGTCTTCAATTGCTTTCTGCGAGTGCCTATAGCTTGGGTCACGGTGGTAATGACGCTCAAAAGACCATCGGCATTATTTGGTTATTGCTCATCATTACTGGCTATGCCGAAGCAAGTGCAAAGATGCCGCCTACTTGGACCATTATTTGCTGCTATATCGCTATTGCGATGGGCACGATGTTTGGTGGCTGGCGTATTGTGAAAACGATGGGTCAAAAGCTTACAAAGCTCAAACCTGTAGGTGGTTTCTGTGCTGAAACTGGTGGTGCCATCACTTTGTTTGCAGCGACAGCTATTGGTA
The window above is part of the Polynucleobacter sp. AP-Kolm-20A-A1 genome. Proteins encoded here:
- a CDS encoding inorganic phosphate transporter, whose amino-acid sequence is MNGFHDAANSIATVVSTGVLKPQQAVVFAAFFNFLAIFIFHLSVAATVGKGIVHPAAVDLHVIFGALVGAIIWNVITWYYGIPSSSSHALIGGLVGAALPKAGFDGLVWSGVIKTVSFIFISPLVGFLLGSLMMLLVAWVCRNANLAKTDRWFRRLQLLSASAYSLGHGGNDAQKTIGIIWLLLIITGYAEASAKMPPTWTIICCYIAIAMGTMFGGWRIVKTMGQKLTKLKPVGGFCAETGGAITLFAATAIGIPVSTTHTITGAIVGVGSTQRASAVRWGVAGNIVWAWIFTIPATALMSMVVYYLSLLIF